The Xanthomonas indica genome has a segment encoding these proteins:
- a CDS encoding LysR substrate-binding domain-containing protein translates to MPASPPWFVRARLKTRQLMLLLAIEEEGNIHRAAETLNMSQPAASKLLKDLEDMLAVPLFERLPRGMRATWYGEAMIRHARIALASLGEAGAEIEALKAGYAGSVAVGAIAGPAMSLLPSALAQVGAQHPLLRVSLRVDGSDVLLEHLAQNKLDIVVARLFARHDKRHLHYQALAEEKVCAIARPGHPLLTAPAPTLTVLAEAPWIVPPDGSVLRHRFELMFQNAGLEAPKRVIETSALVVLPQLLRHGDALAVVPEDVARHFADHGSVAIVPVALSCRMDAFGLITRRDWLLSPGARIVLRALQEAAAAVYGVAAAVDAQSLPTDSESRRD, encoded by the coding sequence ATGCCCGCTTCCCCGCCCTGGTTCGTCCGCGCCCGCCTGAAGACCCGGCAATTGATGCTGCTGCTGGCGATCGAGGAGGAAGGCAACATCCACCGCGCCGCCGAGACCTTGAACATGTCGCAGCCGGCCGCGTCCAAGCTGCTCAAGGACCTGGAGGACATGTTGGCGGTGCCGCTGTTCGAGCGCCTGCCGCGCGGCATGCGCGCGACCTGGTACGGCGAGGCGATGATCCGCCACGCGCGCATCGCCCTGGCCAGTCTCGGCGAGGCCGGTGCCGAGATCGAGGCGCTGAAGGCCGGCTATGCCGGCAGCGTCGCCGTCGGCGCGATCGCCGGCCCGGCGATGAGCCTGCTGCCGTCGGCCCTGGCCCAGGTCGGCGCGCAGCATCCGCTGCTGCGGGTGAGCCTGCGCGTGGACGGCAGCGACGTACTGCTGGAGCACCTGGCGCAGAACAAGCTCGACATCGTGGTGGCGCGGCTGTTCGCGCGGCACGACAAGCGCCATCTGCACTACCAGGCGCTGGCCGAGGAAAAGGTCTGCGCCATCGCCCGCCCCGGCCATCCGCTGCTGACGGCGCCGGCGCCGACGCTGACCGTGCTGGCCGAGGCACCGTGGATCGTGCCGCCGGACGGCAGCGTGCTGCGCCATCGCTTCGAACTGATGTTCCAGAACGCCGGGCTGGAGGCGCCCAAGCGGGTGATCGAGACCTCGGCGCTGGTGGTCCTGCCGCAACTGCTGCGCCACGGCGACGCGCTGGCGGTGGTCCCGGAGGACGTGGCCCGGCATTTCGCCGACCACGGCAGCGTGGCGATCGTGCCGGTGGCGCTGTCCTGCCGCATGGACGCCTTCGGCCTGATCACCCGCCGCGACTGGCTGCTGTCGCCGGGCGCGCGGATCGTGCTGCGGGCGCTGCAGGAGGCGGCCGCGGCGGTCTACGGCGTCGCCGCGGCAGTGGACGCGCAGTCGCTACCGACGGACAGTGAATCGCGTCGGGACTGA
- the araD1 gene encoding AraD1 family protein has translation MRLIQLLDDAGTPGVGVVEDDGRQVRLLREVDSTYALANAALAAGNSLEAQAQQLRGERVLDYAALLAAGRVLPPLTHPDPAHCRVTGTGLTHLGSAATRDAMHQNLQQQAAQGTLTDSMKIFQLGVDGGIPRDGQPGAQPEWFYKGDGSSLVAPGAPLPSPDFALDGGEEPELVGLYVIGADGVPYRLGFALGNEFSDHVTERQNYLYLAHSKLRACAVGPELRCGALPRDLRGHSRIRRGDAVIWEKPFVTGEANMCHSLANLEYHHFKYAAHRVPGDVHLHFFGTATLSFADGVQAQPGDRFEIELPEFGAALVNPLQRVDSGFALGGVRAL, from the coding sequence ATGCGATTGATCCAGTTGCTCGATGACGCCGGCACGCCCGGCGTCGGCGTGGTGGAAGACGACGGCCGCCAGGTGCGGCTGTTGCGCGAGGTGGACTCCACCTACGCGCTGGCCAACGCGGCGCTGGCCGCCGGCAACAGCCTGGAGGCGCAGGCGCAGCAGCTGCGCGGCGAGCGTGTGCTCGACTACGCCGCACTGCTGGCCGCCGGCCGGGTGCTGCCGCCGCTGACCCATCCGGACCCGGCGCATTGCCGGGTCACCGGCACCGGCCTGACCCACCTGGGCAGCGCCGCCACGCGCGACGCCATGCACCAGAACCTGCAGCAACAGGCGGCGCAGGGCACGCTCACCGATTCGATGAAGATCTTCCAACTCGGCGTGGACGGCGGCATCCCGCGCGACGGCCAGCCCGGCGCGCAGCCGGAATGGTTCTACAAGGGCGACGGCAGCAGCCTGGTCGCGCCGGGCGCGCCGCTGCCGTCGCCGGACTTCGCCCTGGACGGCGGCGAGGAGCCGGAACTGGTCGGGCTGTACGTGATCGGCGCCGACGGCGTGCCGTACCGGCTCGGCTTCGCGCTGGGCAACGAGTTCTCCGACCACGTCACCGAGCGCCAGAACTATCTGTACCTGGCCCACTCCAAGCTGCGCGCCTGCGCGGTCGGCCCGGAGCTGCGCTGCGGCGCACTGCCGCGCGACCTGCGCGGCCACAGCCGCATTCGCCGCGGCGACGCGGTGATCTGGGAGAAGCCTTTCGTCACCGGCGAGGCCAACATGTGCCATTCGCTGGCCAATCTCGAGTACCACCATTTCAAGTACGCCGCGCACCGCGTGCCTGGCGACGTGCATCTGCATTTCTTCGGCACCGCCACGCTGAGCTTCGCCGACGGCGTGCAGGCGCAGCCCGGCGACCGCTTCGAGATCGAACTGCCCGAGTTCGGCGCGGCGCTGGTCAATCCCTTGCAGCGCGTCGACAGCGGATTCGCCCTGGGCGGCGTGCGCGCGCTGTAG
- a CDS encoding aldehyde dehydrogenase family protein, whose translation MTRQFQSYIDGRWVAGDDLAPDENPSDLSAPIGEAGSVDAATVREAIAAANAAQSAWAASTPQQRADALDAVGSEILARKQELGALLASEEGKTLPESIAEAARAGQIFKFFAGEALRIPGETLASTRPGVNVEITREPVGTVGIIAPWNFPLAIPAWKIAPALAYGNTVVFKPAEIVPGCAWALAEILSRAGLPNGAFNLVLGSGSTVGQALVGERGIDALSFTGSVPTGNRLLKQAAERGLKIQLEMGGKNPLVVLADADLDLAAEIAVNGSYFSTGQRCTASSRLIVERAVHDAFVARLRTRLAALKIGHALEAGVDIGPVASASQFEQDRDYLRIAREEGAELLYGGEALECAHRGYYLRPALVAAQPQHRIAREEVFGPVAAMLVADDYEHALALANDTEFGLCAGIATRSLKHATHFKRHAQAGMVMVNLPTAGVDPHVPFGGRKASSYGPREQGRYAVEFYTTVKTAYTSAP comes from the coding sequence ATGACCCGACAGTTCCAGAGCTACATCGACGGCCGATGGGTGGCCGGCGACGACCTCGCTCCCGACGAGAATCCCTCCGACCTCTCGGCCCCGATCGGCGAGGCCGGCAGCGTCGACGCGGCCACGGTGCGCGAGGCGATCGCCGCGGCCAACGCGGCGCAGTCGGCGTGGGCCGCGAGCACCCCGCAACAGCGCGCCGATGCGCTGGACGCGGTCGGCAGCGAGATCCTGGCGCGCAAGCAGGAGCTGGGCGCGCTGCTGGCCTCGGAAGAGGGCAAGACCTTGCCGGAGAGCATCGCCGAGGCGGCGCGTGCCGGGCAGATCTTCAAGTTCTTTGCCGGCGAGGCCCTGCGCATTCCCGGCGAGACGCTGGCCTCCACCCGGCCCGGGGTCAATGTCGAGATCACCCGCGAGCCGGTCGGCACGGTCGGCATCATCGCGCCGTGGAATTTCCCGCTGGCGATCCCGGCGTGGAAGATCGCGCCGGCGCTAGCCTACGGCAACACGGTGGTGTTCAAGCCCGCGGAGATCGTGCCCGGCTGCGCCTGGGCGCTGGCCGAGATCCTCAGCCGCGCCGGCCTGCCCAATGGCGCGTTCAACCTGGTGCTCGGCAGCGGCAGCACGGTCGGCCAGGCGCTGGTCGGCGAGCGCGGCATCGATGCGCTGAGCTTCACCGGCTCGGTGCCGACCGGCAACCGGCTGCTCAAGCAGGCCGCCGAGCGCGGGCTGAAGATCCAGTTGGAGATGGGCGGCAAGAATCCGCTGGTGGTGCTGGCCGATGCCGACCTGGACCTGGCGGCGGAGATCGCGGTCAACGGTTCCTATTTCTCCACCGGTCAGCGCTGTACTGCGTCGAGCCGGCTGATCGTCGAACGCGCGGTGCACGATGCGTTCGTCGCGCGCCTGCGCACGCGCCTGGCCGCGCTGAAGATCGGCCATGCGCTGGAGGCGGGCGTGGACATCGGCCCGGTCGCCAGCGCCAGCCAGTTCGAACAGGACCGCGACTACCTGCGCATCGCCCGCGAGGAAGGCGCCGAACTGCTCTACGGCGGCGAGGCGCTGGAGTGCGCGCACCGCGGCTACTACCTGCGCCCGGCGCTGGTCGCCGCGCAGCCGCAGCACCGCATCGCCCGCGAGGAAGTGTTCGGCCCGGTCGCCGCGATGCTGGTGGCCGACGACTACGAACACGCGCTGGCCCTGGCCAACGACACCGAGTTCGGCCTGTGCGCCGGCATCGCCACGCGCTCGCTGAAGCACGCCACGCATTTCAAGCGGCATGCGCAGGCGGGCATGGTGATGGTCAATCTGCCCACCGCCGGCGTCGACCCGCACGTGCCGTTCGGCGGACGCAAGGCGTCCAGCTACGGCCCGCGCGAGCAGGGCCGCTATGCGGTGGAGTTCTACACCACGGTCAAGACCGCCTATACGTCCGCACCATGA
- a CDS encoding ABC transporter substrate-binding protein encodes MQKHTSGMRALGIAALLGMALAACSGGGKEAGKAPGQLTVGFSQVGAESEWRTANTASIKQAVADAGMKLKFSDAQQKQENQIKALRSFIAQRVDVIAFSPVVESGWETVLREAKAANIPVVLTDRAVKVSDDSLYVTLIGSDFVEEGRKAARWLVERSPLKDGDKPVRIVELQGTVGSAPAIDRMKGFKEILAAHPRFQIVRSQSGDFTRAKGKEVMEAFLKAEGRNIDVLYAHNDDMAIGAIQAIEEAGLKPGKDILVISVDGVKGAFEAMQAGKLNVTVECNPLLGPQLVQAIRDLKAGKPLPKRIVVEESVYTQDQAAAELPKRKY; translated from the coding sequence ATGCAGAAGCACACGTCGGGAATGCGGGCGCTGGGAATCGCGGCACTGCTGGGCATGGCGCTGGCCGCCTGTTCCGGCGGCGGCAAGGAGGCCGGCAAGGCGCCCGGGCAACTGACCGTCGGTTTCAGTCAGGTCGGCGCGGAGAGCGAATGGCGCACCGCCAACACCGCCTCGATCAAGCAGGCCGTGGCCGATGCCGGCATGAAGTTGAAGTTCTCCGATGCGCAGCAGAAGCAGGAGAACCAGATCAAGGCACTGCGCTCGTTCATCGCCCAGCGCGTGGACGTGATCGCGTTTTCGCCGGTGGTGGAGTCGGGCTGGGAGACAGTGCTGCGCGAGGCCAAGGCCGCCAATATCCCGGTGGTGCTCACCGACCGCGCGGTGAAGGTGTCCGACGATAGCCTCTACGTCACCCTGATCGGCTCGGATTTCGTCGAGGAAGGGCGCAAGGCGGCGCGCTGGCTGGTCGAGCGCTCGCCACTGAAGGACGGCGACAAACCGGTGCGCATCGTCGAACTGCAGGGCACTGTCGGCTCGGCGCCGGCGATCGATCGCATGAAGGGCTTCAAGGAAATCTTGGCGGCGCATCCGCGCTTCCAGATCGTGCGTTCGCAGAGCGGCGACTTCACCCGCGCCAAGGGCAAGGAAGTGATGGAGGCGTTCCTGAAGGCGGAGGGGCGCAACATCGATGTGCTCTATGCGCACAACGACGACATGGCCATCGGCGCGATCCAGGCGATCGAGGAAGCCGGGCTGAAGCCCGGCAAGGACATCCTGGTGATCTCGGTGGATGGAGTGAAGGGCGCGTTCGAGGCGATGCAGGCGGGCAAGCTCAACGTGACCGTCGAATGCAATCCGCTGCTCGGCCCGCAACTGGTGCAGGCCATCCGCGACCTCAAGGCCGGCAAGCCGCTGCCCAAGCGCATCGTGGTCGAGGAGTCGGTGTACACCCAGGACCAGGCCGCGGCCGAACTGCCCAAGCGCAAGTACTGA
- a CDS encoding sugar ABC transporter ATP-binding protein: MHPLLLEAQGLSKAYAGVAALEDVALRLRGGEIHALMGQNGAGKSTLIKLLTGVTAADAGRIALDGAVVAPASPQQAQRLGISTVYQEVNLCPNLSVAENLFAGRYPLRGWPRRIDWRRVEREAEASLQRLGIVVDVRRALGSYPVAVQQMVAIARAVGVSARVLILDEPTSSLDEGEVAELFRVMRALREAGMAILFVTHFLDQVYAVADRISVLRNGRLVGEYTPDALPAPQLVAAMVGRALDPASAAAATVRAAAPEDAVPLLQAQGLGRRGQLQPVDLHVCRGQVLGLAGLLGAGRTELARLLFGLDRADRGRVAIDGRAVALRGPPDAIAHGLALCPEERKTEGIVAELSVRENIVLALQARLGLRRFLAPAEQVRIAQGYVDVLGIKTASLETPVGLLSGGNQQKVVLARWLATRPRLLILDEPTRGIDIAAKQDIMTRILALAREGMAVLFISAEVAEIARIAHRIAVLRERRLVGELPGGCGERAIFDLIAGSAA, from the coding sequence ATGCATCCGCTGCTGCTGGAGGCGCAGGGACTGAGCAAGGCCTACGCTGGCGTGGCCGCGCTGGAGGACGTGGCGCTGCGCCTGCGCGGCGGCGAGATCCACGCGCTGATGGGCCAGAACGGCGCCGGCAAGTCGACGCTGATCAAGCTGCTCACCGGGGTGACGGCGGCCGATGCCGGGCGCATCGCGCTGGACGGCGCGGTCGTCGCGCCGGCCTCGCCGCAGCAGGCGCAACGCCTCGGCATCAGCACCGTGTACCAGGAAGTGAACCTGTGCCCGAACCTGTCGGTGGCCGAGAACCTGTTCGCCGGCCGCTATCCGCTGCGCGGTTGGCCGCGGCGCATCGACTGGCGCCGGGTCGAACGCGAAGCCGAGGCCAGCCTGCAGCGCCTGGGCATCGTCGTCGACGTGCGCCGCGCGCTGGGCAGCTATCCGGTGGCGGTGCAGCAGATGGTGGCGATCGCGCGCGCGGTCGGCGTGTCGGCGCGGGTGCTGATCCTCGACGAACCCACCTCCAGCCTCGACGAAGGCGAGGTGGCCGAGTTGTTCCGGGTGATGCGTGCGCTGCGCGAGGCCGGCATGGCGATCCTGTTCGTCACCCACTTCCTGGACCAGGTGTACGCGGTGGCCGACCGCATCAGCGTGCTGCGCAACGGGCGCCTGGTCGGCGAATACACGCCCGATGCGCTGCCCGCGCCGCAACTGGTCGCGGCGATGGTCGGGCGCGCGCTCGATCCGGCCAGCGCCGCGGCCGCCACGGTGCGCGCGGCCGCACCCGAGGACGCGGTGCCGCTGCTGCAGGCGCAGGGCCTGGGACGGCGCGGCCAGCTGCAGCCGGTCGATCTGCACGTGTGCCGCGGCCAGGTGCTGGGCCTGGCCGGCCTGCTCGGCGCCGGCCGCACCGAACTGGCGCGGCTGCTGTTCGGGCTGGACCGTGCCGATCGCGGTCGCGTGGCGATCGACGGCCGCGCCGTGGCGCTGCGCGGCCCGCCCGACGCGATCGCCCATGGCCTGGCGCTGTGCCCGGAAGAGCGCAAGACCGAGGGCATCGTCGCCGAGCTGTCGGTGCGCGAGAACATCGTGCTGGCGCTGCAGGCGCGCCTGGGCCTGCGCCGGTTCCTGGCGCCGGCCGAGCAGGTGCGCATCGCGCAGGGCTACGTGGATGTGCTCGGCATCAAGACCGCCAGCCTGGAGACGCCAGTGGGGCTGCTGTCCGGCGGCAACCAGCAGAAGGTGGTGCTGGCGCGCTGGCTGGCGACGCGGCCGCGGCTGCTGATCCTCGACGAACCCACCCGCGGCATCGACATCGCCGCCAAGCAAGACATCATGACCCGGATCCTGGCCTTGGCCCGCGAGGGCATGGCGGTGCTGTTCATCTCCGCCGAGGTCGCCGAGATCGCGCGCATCGCCCACCGCATCGCGGTGCTGCGCGAACGCCGCCTGGTCGGCGAACTGCCCGGTGGCTGCGGCGAGCGGGCGATCTTCGACCTGATCGCCGGGAGTGCGGCGTGA
- a CDS encoding ABC transporter permease, protein MSAAATPDTTVPRWPARLRAHPLFWPLATLAVLLLGNGLFDPGFLSLQWRDGHLYGNLIDIGNRAAPLALVAMGMTLVIAVRGLDISVGAVVAIAATVAAWMIGGGEHSRFPLWAVLLAPLLVATLCGLWNGLLVVKVGMQPIIATLILMVAGRGIAQLIGDGQILTIYYPPYFYLGNGFLLGLPFALFVVAAVFLALQLLLGRTALGLFVRAIGHNPRAARVAGVRARLIAVLLYVFCAFSAGLAGLLISSNVKSADANNAGQLMELDAILAVTLGGTLLDGGRFSLAGSVIGALIIQTLTATIYAFGVPAQVTMLIKALLVFAVMLLQSPAFRATLRGWIKRPQPQVRP, encoded by the coding sequence GTGAGCGCCGCCGCCACGCCCGACACCACCGTACCGCGCTGGCCGGCACGGCTGCGCGCGCACCCGTTGTTCTGGCCGCTGGCGACGCTGGCCGTGCTGCTGCTCGGCAACGGCCTGTTCGACCCCGGCTTCCTGAGCCTGCAATGGCGCGACGGCCACCTGTACGGCAACCTGATCGACATCGGCAACCGCGCCGCGCCGCTGGCGCTGGTGGCGATGGGCATGACCCTGGTGATCGCGGTGCGCGGCCTGGACATCTCGGTCGGCGCGGTGGTGGCGATCGCCGCGACGGTGGCGGCCTGGATGATCGGCGGCGGCGAGCACAGCCGTTTCCCGCTGTGGGCGGTGCTGCTGGCGCCGTTGTTGGTGGCGACGCTATGCGGGCTGTGGAACGGGCTGCTGGTGGTCAAGGTCGGCATGCAGCCGATCATCGCCACGCTGATCCTGATGGTGGCCGGGCGCGGCATCGCGCAGCTCATCGGCGACGGGCAGATCCTGACCATCTACTACCCGCCGTACTTCTACCTCGGCAACGGCTTCCTGCTCGGCTTGCCATTCGCCTTGTTCGTGGTCGCGGCGGTATTCCTGGCGCTGCAGCTGCTGCTGGGGCGCACCGCGCTGGGGCTGTTCGTACGCGCGATCGGCCACAACCCGCGTGCGGCGCGGGTGGCGGGCGTGCGGGCGCGGCTGATCGCCGTGCTGTTGTACGTGTTCTGCGCGTTCAGCGCCGGCTTGGCCGGGTTGCTGATCAGTTCCAACGTCAAGAGCGCCGACGCCAACAACGCCGGGCAGCTGATGGAACTGGACGCGATCCTCGCGGTCACCCTCGGCGGCACGCTGCTCGATGGCGGCCGCTTCAGCCTGGCCGGCAGCGTGATCGGCGCGCTGATCATCCAGACCCTGACCGCGACCATCTACGCGTTCGGCGTGCCGGCGCAGGTCACCATGCTGATCAAGGCGCTGCTGGTGTTCGCGGTGATGCTGCTGCAGTCGCCGGCCTTCCGCGCCACCCTGCGCGGCTGGATCAAGCGGCCCCAGCCGCAGGTGCGGCCATGA
- the yjfF gene encoding galactofuranose ABC transporter, permease protein YjfF: MSAAAPRLAVPGRRKATGMLQGARLPLAITVALFVAMLATGGVLYDGFLAPQVLANLLIDNAFLCIAAVGMSLVILSGGIDLSVGAVLAFATVLSASLVERHGWSPLAAIPLVLLLGSAFGAGMGLLIQRYRLQPFVVTLAGMFLARGASTLISVDSIPITDPLYTAIAQARLPLGGGASLSVGALIALAMVALGMWLTQYTRFGRCVYALGGSEASARLMGLPVEATRVRVYAFSGFCSALAGVVCTFYMLSGYSLHAQGLELDAIAAVVIGGTLLAGGSGYVIGTLFGVLILGAIQTLIVFDGTLSSWWTRIVIGGLLLLFCLLQRLLTRRLPDAAMGD, encoded by the coding sequence ATGAGCGCGGCGGCTCCGCGCTTGGCGGTGCCCGGCCGGCGCAAGGCGACGGGGATGCTGCAGGGCGCACGCCTGCCGCTGGCGATCACCGTGGCGCTGTTCGTGGCCATGCTCGCGACCGGCGGCGTGCTCTACGACGGCTTCCTGGCGCCGCAGGTGCTCGCCAATCTGCTGATCGACAACGCCTTCCTGTGCATCGCCGCGGTGGGCATGAGCCTGGTGATCCTCAGCGGCGGCATCGATTTGTCGGTGGGCGCGGTGCTGGCCTTCGCCACGGTGCTGTCGGCGTCGCTGGTCGAGCGCCATGGCTGGTCGCCGCTGGCGGCGATCCCGCTGGTGCTGCTGCTCGGCAGCGCGTTCGGCGCCGGCATGGGCCTGCTGATCCAGCGCTACCGTCTGCAGCCCTTCGTGGTCACCCTGGCCGGCATGTTCCTGGCGCGCGGCGCCAGCACGCTGATCAGCGTCGATTCGATCCCCATCACCGACCCGCTGTACACCGCGATCGCGCAGGCGCGGCTGCCGCTGGGCGGTGGCGCATCGCTGTCGGTCGGTGCGCTGATCGCGCTGGCCATGGTGGCGCTGGGCATGTGGCTGACCCAGTACACCCGCTTCGGCCGCTGCGTGTACGCACTCGGCGGCAGCGAGGCCTCGGCGCGGCTGATGGGCCTGCCGGTGGAGGCGACCCGGGTGCGCGTCTACGCCTTCAGCGGCTTCTGCTCGGCGCTGGCCGGGGTGGTGTGCACGTTCTACATGCTGTCCGGCTACAGCCTGCACGCGCAGGGCCTGGAGCTGGACGCCATCGCCGCGGTGGTGATCGGCGGCACCCTGCTGGCCGGCGGCAGCGGCTATGTGATCGGCACCTTGTTCGGCGTGCTGATCCTGGGCGCGATCCAGACCCTGATCGTGTTCGACGGCACGCTCAGCTCGTGGTGGACGCGCATCGTGATCGGCGGCCTGCTGCTGCTGTTCTGCCTGCTGCAGCGGCTGCTGACCCGGCGCCTGCCGGACGCCGCGATGGGCGATTGA
- a CDS encoding glutathione S-transferase, which yields MLKIWGRHNSSNVRKVLWCAEEIGLAYTSIEVGGAFGGNDAPAYRALNPNGLVPAIEDDGLALWESNAIVRYLAARYAPDTLYPQDPVLRAQGDKWMDWTTSRFAGAFRDLFWGVLRTAPEQRDAARIAAALEHSAELLRTADAALAQQPWLSGEHFAMGDIPLGSFAYAWFEMSIERPTLPHLHAWYQRLQQRPAYRKGVMTALT from the coding sequence ATGCTGAAGATCTGGGGCCGCCACAATTCGAGCAACGTGCGCAAGGTGCTGTGGTGCGCCGAGGAGATCGGCCTGGCCTACACCTCCATCGAGGTCGGCGGCGCGTTCGGCGGCAACGACGCACCAGCCTATCGCGCACTCAATCCCAACGGCCTGGTGCCGGCCATCGAGGACGATGGCCTGGCGTTGTGGGAATCCAACGCCATCGTGCGTTACCTGGCCGCGCGCTACGCGCCGGACACGCTGTATCCGCAGGATCCGGTGCTGCGCGCGCAGGGCGACAAGTGGATGGACTGGACCACCTCGCGCTTCGCCGGCGCTTTCCGTGATCTGTTCTGGGGCGTGCTGCGCACCGCGCCCGAGCAGCGCGACGCCGCCAGGATCGCCGCCGCGCTGGAACACTCGGCCGAGTTGTTGCGCACCGCCGACGCCGCGCTGGCACAGCAGCCGTGGCTGTCGGGCGAGCACTTCGCGATGGGCGACATCCCGCTGGGCAGTTTCGCCTATGCCTGGTTCGAGATGTCGATCGAGCGCCCGACGCTGCCGCATCTTCATGCCTGGTACCAGCGCCTGCAGCAGCGCCCGGCCTACCGCAAGGGCGTGATGACGGCACTGACCTGA
- a CDS encoding DUF4261 domain-containing protein, with product MIEPPKIVLCIPGPWPDRSDLLARIVQDSGGYLFAGQVLMHMDSGQACELQHEPHDARMADAFAAAGPHWRGSADMARIGTHASVVYLIGAGGSRVRAETMMRAAAALLDAGGLGVKVESSGVAHSPADWRQLCADLPLGSAHRAYVLNITGEQVHSCGMHQFGMKDAIVAAQAAPDPVGLLHTFTCYLFNEAPDVREGHTFSVAHGAPRYRLQAEASSQFQPGDLFANPYGLWRLTPL from the coding sequence TTGATCGAGCCCCCCAAGATCGTGCTCTGCATTCCCGGCCCATGGCCGGATCGGTCCGACCTGCTGGCGCGCATCGTCCAGGACAGCGGCGGCTACCTGTTCGCCGGGCAGGTGCTGATGCACATGGACAGCGGCCAGGCCTGCGAACTGCAGCACGAGCCACACGATGCACGCATGGCCGACGCGTTCGCCGCCGCCGGACCGCACTGGCGCGGTTCCGCGGACATGGCGCGCATCGGCACGCATGCGTCCGTCGTCTACCTCATCGGCGCCGGCGGTTCGCGGGTGCGTGCCGAGACGATGATGCGCGCGGCCGCGGCGTTGCTGGATGCCGGCGGCCTGGGGGTCAAGGTGGAAAGCAGCGGCGTTGCCCACAGCCCGGCCGACTGGCGCCAGTTGTGCGCGGACCTGCCGCTGGGCAGTGCCCATCGCGCCTATGTGCTCAACATCACTGGCGAGCAGGTGCATTCCTGCGGCATGCACCAGTTCGGCATGAAGGACGCGATCGTCGCGGCGCAGGCCGCGCCCGATCCGGTCGGCCTGCTGCACACCTTCACCTGCTACCTGTTCAACGAAGCGCCCGACGTGCGCGAGGGCCACACCTTTTCCGTCGCGCACGGCGCGCCGCGCTATCGGCTCCAGGCCGAGGCCAGCAGCCAGTTCCAACCCGGCGATCTGTTCGCCAATCCCTATGGACTGTGGCGGCTGACGCCGCTCTGA
- a CDS encoding cation:proton antiporter, protein MTTPQMSVYFFLQAAVILLVCRLVGLLARRLGQPQVVGEMIAGVALGPSLFGALLPDVQQALFPKPTLDMLYVAAQFGVGLYMFLVGTDFRGDHFRTRYRSAMGVSLAGIAVPFVLAFVLAPWLLHVPGLFSAKTKLLEASLFLGAAIAITAFPMLARIIHERGLTGSPLGTLALTAGAVDDAAAWCILAVVLASFGGSWGSAYLAIGGGVGYALFMLLVGRHWLRRLADHVRADQPLSAGVLAVVLMLFCTSAWAMDAIGIHAVFGGFLLGACLPKGALTEKLREQLQPFVVVFLLPMFFTFSGLKTELSVLLDPQILLAAGVVLLASFLGKGIACWGAARLSGENNRNSMAIGALMNARGLMELIIINIGLQAGVIEQGLFSILVLMAITSTLMATPLFNWVMRRAGGDALPAVAGGRP, encoded by the coding sequence ATGACCACCCCGCAGATGTCGGTGTACTTCTTCCTGCAGGCGGCGGTGATCCTGCTGGTGTGCCGCCTGGTCGGCCTGCTGGCCAGGCGCCTGGGCCAGCCGCAGGTGGTCGGCGAGATGATCGCCGGCGTCGCGTTGGGGCCGTCGCTGTTCGGCGCGCTGCTGCCGGACGTGCAGCAGGCACTGTTTCCCAAGCCGACCCTGGACATGCTGTACGTGGCCGCGCAGTTCGGCGTGGGCCTGTACATGTTTCTGGTCGGCACCGATTTCCGCGGCGACCACTTCCGTACGCGCTACCGCAGCGCGATGGGCGTGTCGCTGGCCGGCATCGCCGTGCCGTTCGTGCTGGCGTTCGTGCTGGCGCCGTGGCTGCTGCACGTGCCGGGGCTGTTCTCGGCCAAGACCAAGCTGCTGGAGGCGTCGCTGTTCCTGGGGGCGGCCATCGCCATCACCGCGTTCCCGATGCTGGCGCGGATCATCCACGAGCGCGGTCTCACCGGCAGCCCGCTGGGCACCCTGGCGCTGACCGCCGGCGCGGTCGACGACGCCGCGGCCTGGTGCATCCTGGCGGTGGTACTGGCCAGCTTCGGCGGCAGCTGGGGCAGCGCCTATCTGGCAATCGGCGGCGGCGTGGGCTATGCGCTGTTCATGCTGCTGGTCGGCCGCCACTGGCTACGCCGCCTGGCCGACCACGTGCGCGCCGACCAGCCGCTGAGCGCCGGCGTGCTGGCGGTGGTGCTGATGCTGTTCTGCACCAGCGCCTGGGCGATGGATGCGATCGGCATCCACGCGGTGTTCGGCGGCTTCCTGCTCGGCGCCTGCCTGCCCAAGGGCGCGCTGACCGAGAAGCTGCGCGAGCAGTTGCAGCCGTTCGTGGTGGTGTTCCTGCTGCCGATGTTCTTCACCTTCTCCGGCCTCAAGACCGAACTGAGCGTGCTGCTGGATCCGCAGATCCTGCTGGCCGCCGGCGTGGTGCTGCTGGCCTCGTTCCTGGGCAAGGGCATCGCCTGCTGGGGCGCGGCACGGCTGAGCGGCGAGAACAACCGCAATTCAATGGCGATCGGCGCGTTGATGAACGCGCGCGGCCTGATGGAACTGATCATCATCAACATCGGCCTGCAGGCCGGGGTGATCGAACAGGGTCTGTTCTCGATCCTGGTGCTGATGGCCATCACCTCCACGCTGATGGCCACGCCGCTGTTCAACTGGGTGATGCGCCGGGCAGGCGGCGACGCGCTGCCGGCGGTGGCGGGCGGGAGGCCCTGA